One genomic segment of Hymenobacter psoromatis includes these proteins:
- a CDS encoding SusC/RagA family TonB-linked outer membrane protein: MLTLFHVALAQTRTVSGRVTDQKTGEGLPGVTVLLKGTTNGVSTNSDGAFSLTVPATGGTLVFSSVNYVTQERPLGADSQLTVGLAADNKVLSEVVVTGYGTQERRDLTGSIATVQGEAVANLATPSFAQQLGGRAAGVAVQTPSALLGQQPRIQIRGANSISSGSTPLVVVDGQPIFTGQNSGIDENGSSGLADINPNDIESYEVLKDGSATAIYGSRGANGVILITTKHGRKGKATVTYNAYIGAAKTLKRYSVLGADDFIKISNEKQFNADPTAVPLAAAYSDANGNPVSTDWQSQIFRTGIQQNHSVAVSGSTDKTNFFFSGGFTDQKGVVKANSLQRFTFRANVDSEIKPWLRVGFNAGITRTQTLGLNTSTNGLSGNVASALSLFPNVPARNPDGSPYASSGGFLGRGNNTADISFAYPNVIFGIENNIYRSVSYRILGNGYLEVEPIKNLRIRSQLSTDTQLEDDLLYYDPRQGDGRGSNGYVQQQFSPNIRWNFQNTATYNNVIAEDHKINAVVGVEYQKTNADYYYASGTKLSDRLLGQNGIITQTLGSQVVGGDFLQQGYQSYFGRLNYSFKDRYLVSGTVRSDALSSLAPGHQRGWFPGGSIGWRVSQEDFFKNSALGKVWTDLKLRASYARVGNSDIGFYPYAGIYNPAQYGNQSGISYGQFGNSNLRWENSKKQDYGVDMGFLDGRITFTADYYRNFNDGLILAVPLPQSFGVPNSSYNANVGSLWNKGLELSVTTQNIRNENFTWSSSVNFSTNVNQITSTGPGNNPIPGVFQGGTYTITQVGSSIGSLYGYDYRGVDLANGNPIWRKADGSLVQGNIDTGTYAVYDPANPGNISKQSSLGTADKIILGQTNPKAFGGLDNTFTYKGFDLDIFFRYNFGNSVMNITRQQLLRQDFLNNGSEILGRWQSPTNPGDGTTPRLSLGSGDFVNTTNASSSRFVQTANFVRVQNITLGYTLPTRYVGALNLSRVRIFGQVQNLYTFTNYKGVDPEVNTVNSTANGGNPNTLTGLDYNSNPQQRVFTGGLNVAF, from the coding sequence ATGCTTACCCTATTCCATGTAGCGCTAGCCCAAACGCGGACGGTATCGGGAAGGGTAACGGACCAGAAGACCGGCGAGGGCCTGCCCGGCGTAACGGTTCTCCTGAAAGGCACGACCAACGGCGTATCTACCAACTCGGACGGGGCATTTAGCCTGACTGTTCCCGCCACGGGAGGCACCTTAGTTTTCAGTTCAGTTAATTATGTAACGCAGGAGCGTCCGCTCGGAGCCGACTCGCAACTCACTGTGGGCCTAGCGGCCGACAACAAAGTGTTGAGTGAGGTAGTCGTGACCGGCTACGGCACCCAGGAGCGCCGCGACCTGACGGGCTCTATTGCTACGGTGCAGGGCGAGGCGGTAGCCAACTTGGCTACCCCCAGCTTCGCGCAACAGCTTGGAGGCCGCGCCGCCGGCGTGGCGGTGCAAACGCCCAGCGCTTTGCTGGGCCAGCAGCCCCGTATCCAGATTCGGGGAGCGAACTCGATTTCCTCGGGTTCCACTCCGCTAGTGGTAGTGGATGGCCAGCCCATCTTCACGGGCCAGAACAGCGGGATTGACGAAAACGGGTCAAGCGGCCTGGCCGATATAAACCCGAACGACATCGAGTCTTACGAGGTGTTGAAAGACGGCTCGGCTACGGCTATCTATGGCTCCCGCGGTGCCAACGGTGTTATCCTCATCACGACCAAGCACGGCCGTAAGGGCAAGGCTACTGTTACTTACAATGCCTATATTGGCGCGGCCAAAACCCTGAAGCGCTACTCAGTGCTAGGGGCCGATGACTTCATCAAAATCAGCAATGAGAAGCAGTTCAATGCCGACCCAACTGCTGTGCCGCTGGCTGCGGCCTACTCCGATGCCAATGGCAACCCGGTGAGCACCGACTGGCAGAGCCAGATTTTCCGCACCGGCATCCAGCAAAACCATTCGGTGGCCGTGTCGGGCTCGACGGATAAAACCAACTTCTTCTTCTCGGGCGGCTTCACCGACCAGAAGGGGGTAGTCAAGGCGAATTCGCTGCAGCGCTTCACCTTCCGTGCCAATGTGGACAGTGAAATAAAGCCCTGGCTGCGCGTCGGCTTCAACGCCGGTATAACCCGCACCCAGACGCTGGGCCTGAACACCAGCACCAACGGCCTGTCGGGCAACGTGGCCTCGGCTTTGTCGTTGTTTCCGAACGTGCCGGCCCGCAATCCCGACGGCTCGCCCTACGCCAGCTCCGGTGGCTTCCTGGGCCGCGGCAATAACACGGCGGATATCTCTTTCGCCTACCCCAACGTCATTTTCGGCATCGAAAATAACATCTACCGCTCCGTCAGCTACCGCATTCTGGGCAATGGCTACCTGGAAGTGGAGCCAATCAAAAACCTGCGCATTCGCTCGCAGCTCAGCACCGATACCCAGTTGGAAGATGACCTGTTGTACTACGACCCCCGCCAGGGTGACGGCCGCGGCTCGAATGGTTACGTGCAACAGCAGTTCAGCCCCAACATTCGCTGGAACTTCCAGAACACGGCTACTTATAACAACGTCATTGCCGAAGACCACAAAATCAACGCCGTAGTGGGGGTAGAGTACCAGAAAACTAATGCGGATTACTACTATGCATCGGGTACCAAGCTCTCGGACCGCCTATTGGGCCAAAACGGTATTATTACGCAGACGCTCGGCTCGCAAGTCGTCGGCGGCGACTTCTTGCAGCAGGGCTACCAGTCGTACTTCGGCCGCCTGAACTATTCGTTTAAAGACCGCTACCTGGTGAGCGGTACCGTGCGCTCGGATGCTCTTTCTTCGCTGGCTCCTGGTCATCAGCGTGGCTGGTTCCCCGGTGGCTCCATCGGCTGGCGCGTGTCGCAGGAAGATTTCTTTAAGAACTCTGCGCTGGGCAAGGTCTGGACGGACCTAAAGCTGCGCGCCTCCTACGCCCGCGTAGGTAACTCCGACATTGGTTTCTACCCCTACGCTGGCATCTACAACCCCGCGCAGTACGGCAACCAGTCGGGCATTTCTTACGGACAGTTTGGCAACAGCAACCTGCGTTGGGAGAACAGCAAGAAGCAGGATTACGGGGTTGACATGGGCTTCCTCGACGGACGCATTACGTTTACGGCTGACTACTACCGCAACTTCAATGATGGCCTGATTCTGGCCGTGCCGCTGCCGCAGTCGTTCGGGGTACCCAACAGTTCTTATAATGCCAACGTAGGTTCGCTGTGGAACAAGGGCCTCGAGTTGTCGGTAACGACGCAGAACATCCGCAACGAAAACTTTACTTGGTCGTCGAGTGTAAATTTCTCGACCAACGTTAACCAGATTACTTCGACGGGGCCGGGCAATAACCCCATTCCGGGTGTGTTCCAGGGCGGCACCTACACTATTACGCAGGTGGGCTCGTCCATCGGCTCGCTGTACGGCTATGATTACCGCGGGGTAGACCTCGCCAATGGTAATCCCATCTGGCGTAAGGCGGATGGCTCGCTCGTGCAGGGTAACATTGATACGGGTACCTACGCGGTGTACGACCCAGCCAATCCGGGCAATATATCGAAGCAGTCCAGCCTCGGCACGGCTGATAAGATTATCCTGGGCCAGACGAACCCCAAGGCTTTTGGTGGCTTAGACAACACCTTTACCTATAAAGGATTCGACCTGGATATCTTCTTCCGCTACAACTTCGGCAACTCCGTGATGAACATCACGCGCCAGCAGCTGCTGCGTCAGGACTTCCTGAACAACGGCTCGGAAATCCTGGGCCGCTGGCAGTCGCCTACCAATCCGGGCGACGGCACTACCCCCCGTTTGTCGCTGGGTTCGGGCGACTTCGTCAATACGACCAACGCGTCGTCGTCGCGCTTCGTGCAGACTGCCAATTTCGTGCGCGTGCAGAATATCACACTGGGCTACACCCTGCCTACCCGCTACGTAGGCGCGCTGAACCTGAGCCGCGTGCGCATCTTCGGGCAGGTGCAGAATCTGTACACGTTCACCAATTACAAAGGGGTAGACCCGGAGGTGAACACGGTTAATTCGACTGCCAACGGTGGTAATCCCAATACCTTGACCGGCCTCGACTACAACAGCAACCCGCAGCAGCGGGTGTTCACGGGTGGCTTGAACGTAGCTTTCTAA
- a CDS encoding RagB/SusD family nutrient uptake outer membrane protein — MSLGGATRRKAFTATLGLGLLLGACNVTNVVPQDALSETAVYTDPARIALAVTGVYNAAQVGFYNGTSGGGRGYPFGAASTDLGDARGEDVTDMAGFFGIVFRNNITANSPNIVYMWANCYALINQANVTIEGIQQAATAGVIPAATEAGYEGEMRFLRALAHMELVINFSKPYTDGNGNNAGVPYRDTPINTPEALGAAGLVGRGLVSDVYTKMLADLDFAEANLSSDAGALKTHATKAAAIALKQRLHIYQGDWAGAITEGNKLISGTSTFTSPINGLVLMPTQRSAFVGAGTTNESIFSIENSNISNPGVNGAIPNVFGSASTPTDSIPGINGRSLLGVSPILYNAPFFTCNDLRRTEMMQQDGVRPCYVIRKYLDAATSTDYNPIMRYAEVLLNQAEAQARSGNDAQGLALLNAVRNRSVAATDQYAAGSLTGTKLVQAILNERRIEFVGEGLRWGDISRLATDPVYAPIPGGGIPGKLNGQASQFTIASYICGAGATPKLAAVPYKGAANSTLFLWPIPSTETQINPTLAGQQNPGY, encoded by the coding sequence ATGTCTTTAGGAGGAGCTACCCGGCGCAAGGCTTTTACGGCCACGCTGGGCCTGGGCTTGCTGCTAGGAGCCTGCAACGTAACCAACGTGGTGCCGCAGGATGCGCTGTCGGAAACGGCCGTATATACCGACCCGGCCCGGATTGCCCTGGCTGTAACGGGCGTGTACAACGCGGCCCAGGTGGGTTTTTATAACGGCACCTCGGGTGGCGGGCGGGGCTACCCGTTTGGCGCGGCCTCTACGGACCTGGGCGATGCCCGCGGGGAGGACGTGACTGATATGGCCGGTTTCTTCGGTATTGTATTCAGGAACAATATCACGGCCAATAGCCCCAATATCGTGTATATGTGGGCCAACTGCTACGCGCTGATTAACCAAGCTAACGTAACCATTGAAGGAATTCAGCAGGCGGCGACAGCGGGGGTTATCCCGGCCGCTACCGAGGCGGGGTACGAAGGCGAAATGCGCTTTTTGCGGGCGCTGGCGCACATGGAACTGGTTATCAACTTCTCCAAACCCTACACCGATGGCAACGGCAATAACGCCGGCGTACCCTACCGCGATACGCCCATCAACACGCCAGAGGCCCTGGGAGCTGCCGGGCTGGTAGGCCGGGGTCTGGTATCCGACGTGTACACCAAGATGCTGGCCGACCTGGACTTTGCCGAGGCTAATCTGTCGAGTGATGCCGGAGCGCTGAAGACCCATGCCACTAAGGCGGCGGCCATTGCCTTGAAGCAGCGCCTGCATATCTACCAGGGCGACTGGGCCGGGGCTATCACGGAGGGTAACAAGCTCATCAGCGGTACTTCTACGTTCACCAGCCCTATCAACGGTCTGGTACTAATGCCAACGCAACGGTCTGCCTTCGTGGGAGCAGGTACTACGAACGAGAGTATCTTCTCGATTGAAAACAGCAACATCAGCAATCCCGGCGTAAACGGAGCCATACCCAACGTTTTTGGTTCAGCCTCTACCCCGACAGATTCCATTCCTGGTATCAACGGTCGCTCGCTGCTTGGGGTGAGCCCCATTCTGTACAATGCACCATTCTTTACCTGCAATGACCTGCGCCGCACCGAGATGATGCAGCAAGATGGCGTGCGTCCGTGCTACGTTATCCGGAAGTACCTAGACGCGGCTACCTCGACGGACTACAACCCCATTATGCGCTACGCCGAAGTGCTGCTGAACCAGGCCGAGGCTCAGGCCCGCAGCGGTAATGATGCCCAAGGGCTGGCCCTGCTTAACGCCGTGCGTAACCGCTCGGTGGCCGCCACCGACCAGTACGCGGCTGGGTCTCTCACAGGTACCAAGCTAGTACAGGCCATCCTGAACGAGCGCCGCATTGAGTTCGTAGGCGAGGGCTTGCGCTGGGGCGATATCTCCCGCCTGGCTACCGACCCCGTGTATGCGCCCATTCCAGGCGGTGGTATTCCTGGCAAGCTGAACGGCCAGGCCAGTCAGTTTACGATTGCTAGCTACATCTGCGGAGCCGGGGCTACCCCCAAGTTGGCAGCCGTGCCCTACAAGGGAGCGGCTAATAGCACGTTGTTTCTGTGGCCCATCCCTAGCACCGAAACGCAGATTAACCCTACCCTAGCTGGCCAGCAGAACCCCGGCTACTAG
- a CDS encoding SusC/RagA family TonB-linked outer membrane protein has product MLTLFQAVLAQTRTVTGRITDQKTGEGLPGTTVLLKGTTTGVSTSADGRFSLSVPGIGGTLVISSVGMTTQEVLLGDRNNLDIALGPDSKQLSEVVVLGYGEQVSRRELTGSVATVNSNQYKDQPVTGVDQALQGRAAGVQVSQNSGAPGGGISVRVRGAASILASSEPLYVVDGLPINTGNTSQLGTGNQTTNGLSDLNPNDIATIEVLKDAAAAAVYGSRGSNGVVLITTKRGQAGKTQVNLEYYTGRSTVWKRPKVIDGPQQTQVFLDEISNYYPANADGTINALGVQFRSLADLTAYYFGPGGITKVGSIYQYAQPANNFYRPLSQFQDPSTAPTTDWVSPVLRSAPISNYAVTFSGGTDKSRYRLSVNDFNQQGTLVGSGYNRASARLSLDNNLSDKIRMGLSIGLSSAANNRVNNDNSIYGVLTTARLYASDLPVFNPNGTYYKNGSLENPIVAANVPLIKSVDNRLLATQYTEFEFIKDLRYRATFSLDYLYERDDRFYPTITNAGASVNGDASAGSVEQPRFNHISSVNYSHIFATDHSLTALGVVEYQRTSYSSIFAEATGFPSNSIQLLSAGANKTAATSFATNSTLFSQLLKLNYAYKGKYLLGGSVRRDNSSNFGINNRVGYFAAVSAGWRVIDEAFLKGQTALSELKLRASFGQTGNNNFGTIANADFPAVGLIGGGYNYQGQGGLAPSQLANPALKWESTKNYNIGLDIATLQNRIYLSADIYKRITSNLLLAAPLPLDTGYLSYNANIGSLENKGLELALTTINLAGDGNSFGWTTNFNISFNRNKVTALSDPSPTGIAQGFASRLKVGEPLGAFYGYRVDHIFQTQDEINTLNSKSPTGAYQTAATRPGDIKFKDLNGDGVVTAADQEIIGNAQPKYFGGITNTFRYKGVDLNVFFQFNVGNQIYNNPRAYNQGMSSVYGQDVAVLNRWTPTNTNTDVPRAVYGDPNGNTRTSDRFLENGSYGRFKTVTLGYNLPTDLISHVHVRTLRFYVQAQNLVTFTKYTGLDPELNTVAGSNTALGTDFFTYPQARTITGGVNLGF; this is encoded by the coding sequence ATGCTTACCCTGTTCCAGGCGGTGCTGGCCCAAACCCGCACGGTAACTGGACGGATAACGGACCAGAAAACCGGCGAGGGCCTGCCGGGTACTACGGTGCTTTTGAAAGGCACCACTACGGGGGTATCAACCAGTGCCGACGGGCGCTTTAGCCTGAGCGTGCCCGGAATAGGAGGTACTCTGGTGATTAGCTCAGTGGGCATGACCACCCAGGAAGTACTGCTAGGCGACCGCAACAACCTGGATATCGCGTTGGGGCCGGACAGCAAACAGCTGAGCGAAGTAGTTGTGCTCGGCTATGGGGAGCAGGTAAGCCGCCGCGAGCTAACGGGGTCGGTTGCTACCGTCAACTCCAACCAGTACAAGGACCAGCCCGTTACCGGTGTAGACCAGGCCCTGCAAGGCCGGGCGGCTGGGGTGCAGGTATCGCAAAATTCGGGGGCACCGGGCGGGGGCATTTCGGTGCGCGTGCGGGGGGCGGCCTCCATTCTGGCCAGCAGCGAGCCGCTGTACGTGGTGGATGGCCTGCCGATTAATACGGGCAACACGTCGCAGCTGGGTACGGGCAACCAGACCACCAACGGCCTGAGCGACCTGAACCCCAACGACATTGCCACGATTGAAGTGCTAAAAGATGCTGCCGCGGCGGCCGTTTATGGTTCGCGGGGTTCCAATGGGGTAGTGCTCATTACCACCAAGCGCGGCCAAGCCGGTAAAACGCAGGTAAACCTGGAGTACTACACGGGACGTTCGACGGTGTGGAAGCGCCCCAAGGTGATAGATGGCCCGCAGCAAACGCAGGTGTTTCTGGATGAAATCAGCAACTATTACCCGGCGAATGCTGATGGAACTATCAATGCGCTTGGAGTTCAATTTCGCAGTCTCGCTGACCTAACCGCCTACTATTTCGGGCCTGGGGGCATAACGAAAGTCGGCAGTATATACCAGTATGCGCAGCCCGCTAATAATTTCTACCGGCCGCTAAGCCAGTTTCAGGACCCCTCCACGGCTCCTACCACCGACTGGGTAAGCCCCGTGCTACGCTCGGCTCCCATCAGTAACTACGCCGTAACCTTTTCGGGCGGCACGGATAAGTCGCGCTACCGCTTGTCGGTGAATGACTTCAACCAGCAGGGTACCCTGGTGGGCTCGGGCTATAACCGGGCCAGTGCCCGCCTGTCGCTGGATAACAACCTGTCGGATAAAATCCGAATGGGGTTATCAATTGGCTTAAGCTCGGCCGCGAATAATCGAGTTAACAACGACAACAGTATTTACGGGGTGCTCACCACGGCTCGCTTATACGCTTCCGACCTGCCCGTATTTAATCCTAATGGGACCTACTACAAAAATGGCTCGCTCGAAAATCCCATTGTAGCAGCCAACGTTCCGCTTATCAAGTCGGTAGATAACCGCCTGCTGGCCACGCAGTATACAGAGTTTGAGTTTATCAAAGACCTGCGCTACCGGGCCACGTTCAGCCTCGACTACCTGTACGAGCGCGACGACCGCTTCTACCCGACTATCACCAACGCCGGGGCGTCGGTTAATGGTGATGCCTCGGCTGGCTCCGTGGAGCAGCCCCGCTTCAACCACATCAGCTCCGTTAATTATTCGCATATCTTCGCTACTGACCATTCGTTGACCGCCCTGGGCGTAGTAGAATATCAGCGCACCAGCTACAGCAGCATTTTTGCCGAGGCCACTGGTTTCCCTAGCAACTCTATTCAATTGCTGTCGGCGGGAGCGAACAAAACGGCCGCGACGTCTTTTGCGACCAACAGCACGCTGTTCAGCCAGTTGCTCAAGCTTAATTATGCCTACAAAGGCAAATACCTGCTGGGCGGCTCGGTGCGGCGCGATAACTCTTCGAACTTCGGTATAAACAACCGGGTAGGCTATTTTGCGGCGGTGTCGGCGGGCTGGCGCGTGATTGACGAGGCATTTCTGAAGGGCCAGACGGCCCTGTCGGAATTAAAGCTGCGCGCCAGCTTCGGCCAGACCGGTAACAACAACTTCGGCACCATTGCCAACGCTGACTTCCCGGCGGTGGGCCTCATCGGTGGGGGCTACAACTACCAGGGCCAGGGTGGCCTGGCACCTAGCCAGCTGGCCAACCCGGCGCTCAAGTGGGAGAGCACGAAAAACTACAACATCGGCCTGGATATCGCAACCCTGCAAAACCGTATTTACCTGTCGGCGGATATCTATAAGCGTATTACCAGCAACCTGCTGCTGGCTGCCCCACTACCCCTCGATACGGGCTACCTGAGCTACAATGCCAACATCGGCAGCCTGGAAAATAAGGGCCTGGAGCTAGCCCTGACGACGATAAACCTGGCCGGCGATGGAAACAGCTTCGGCTGGACTACCAATTTCAATATCTCGTTCAATCGCAATAAAGTAACGGCCTTATCGGACCCTAGCCCCACGGGTATAGCGCAGGGCTTTGCCAGCCGCCTAAAAGTGGGCGAGCCGCTCGGAGCCTTTTATGGCTACCGCGTAGACCACATCTTCCAGACGCAGGATGAGATTAATACCCTGAACTCAAAGTCGCCCACGGGAGCGTACCAGACGGCGGCTACCCGCCCCGGCGATATCAAGTTTAAGGACCTGAACGGCGACGGCGTTGTTACGGCCGCTGACCAGGAAATCATCGGTAATGCCCAGCCTAAGTACTTCGGCGGCATCACGAACACCTTCCGCTACAAGGGGGTGGACTTGAACGTGTTCTTCCAGTTCAACGTGGGTAACCAGATTTACAACAACCCGCGGGCCTACAACCAGGGCATGAGTTCGGTATACGGCCAGGATGTGGCCGTGCTGAACCGCTGGACGCCAACTAACACCAATACCGACGTGCCGCGCGCCGTGTATGGCGACCCGAATGGCAATACCCGCACGTCGGACCGCTTCCTGGAAAACGGCTCTTATGGTCGTTTCAAGACGGTAACACTGGGCTACAACCTGCCGACGGACCTGATTTCACACGTGCACGTGCGCACGCTGCGCTTCTACGTGCAGGCCCAAAACCTGGTCACGTTCACCAAGTACACGGGCCTCGACCCGGAGCTGAATACCGTGGCCGGGTCTAATACGGCGCTGGGCACGGACTTCTTCACCTACCCGCAGGCCCGGACCATCACGGGTGGAGTAAACCTCGGCTTTTAA
- a CDS encoding RagB/SusD family nutrient uptake outer membrane protein, protein MKLNSFHWLLASAAFTLTLGLGGCNKALDVQPQAAINSSIGYTTKEDAAAGLVGCYDAVQAADYQGVGYSSMGELISGNILEVGTYNTTFGYIGQNLLAGDNVQIQNTWQVIYDGINRVNYLLQQSDNITDPAFPKLTTQAEARCLRAYNYMNLLGYWGGTTQGFGYPSGVGVPLRLLPVPSTTEATPIARASEADVVTAIRADLDFAIANLPVAASGGSVRCTKNAALALRARLELWLRNYADALKYAQQVPAVAGFASLSLASTTIPDAIWQLSFSNTDQNLYAFYWYPSPGGRNEFDPGPALIAAHPAGDKRLPINNNLTPAGTTLKYTHTATRDDYFSCVRYAEVVLTTAEAAAQTGDLITATAQLNIIRSRAGLAPSTATTAADLVTDILLQRRLELAYEGQYWMDLRRTNTVQTTLPTYTQTFRNLFPLPTREVNITGGIIVQNTGF, encoded by the coding sequence ATGAAACTTAATTCTTTTCACTGGCTACTGGCCAGTGCTGCTTTCACCCTGACGCTGGGGCTGGGCGGCTGCAACAAAGCGCTGGACGTGCAGCCCCAGGCGGCTATCAATTCCTCCATTGGCTACACCACCAAGGAGGACGCCGCCGCCGGCTTAGTTGGCTGCTACGACGCAGTGCAGGCGGCCGACTACCAGGGGGTAGGATACTCTTCTATGGGGGAGCTGATTTCGGGTAATATTCTGGAAGTAGGAACCTACAATACTACTTTCGGCTACATAGGACAAAACCTGCTCGCGGGCGATAACGTGCAGATACAAAATACGTGGCAGGTCATTTACGACGGTATCAACCGCGTTAATTACCTGCTGCAGCAGAGCGACAATATCACCGACCCGGCCTTTCCGAAGCTGACTACCCAGGCCGAAGCCCGCTGCCTGCGCGCTTACAACTACATGAACCTGCTGGGCTATTGGGGCGGTACGACGCAGGGCTTTGGCTACCCCAGTGGGGTAGGGGTGCCTCTGCGCCTGCTACCTGTGCCCAGTACCACGGAGGCTACCCCCATCGCCCGCGCTTCGGAGGCCGATGTGGTGACGGCCATCCGGGCCGACTTGGATTTTGCCATCGCCAACCTGCCCGTGGCCGCGAGCGGCGGGTCGGTGCGCTGCACCAAAAACGCGGCGCTGGCACTGCGGGCCCGGCTGGAGCTGTGGCTGCGTAACTATGCCGACGCGCTGAAATATGCCCAGCAGGTGCCGGCCGTAGCAGGCTTTGCCTCGCTGTCGCTGGCTTCCACCACTATTCCCGATGCCATCTGGCAGCTGTCTTTCTCCAACACCGACCAGAACTTATATGCCTTCTACTGGTATCCTTCGCCCGGTGGCCGCAACGAGTTTGACCCCGGCCCGGCCCTGATTGCCGCCCACCCGGCCGGCGATAAGCGCCTACCTATCAATAACAACCTCACACCCGCTGGTACCACGCTGAAGTACACCCACACGGCCACCCGTGACGATTACTTCAGCTGCGTGCGCTATGCCGAGGTGGTGTTGACGACTGCCGAAGCCGCCGCGCAGACCGGCGACCTGATAACGGCTACTGCCCAGCTCAACATCATCCGCAGCCGGGCCGGCCTGGCTCCCAGCACCGCTACGACCGCGGCCGACCTGGTGACCGATATTCTGCTTCAGCGCCGCCTGGAGCTGGCCTACGAAGGGCAGTACTGGATGGACTTGCGCCGCACAAATACCGTGCAAACGACGCTGCCAACCTACACCCAAACTTTCCGTAACCTGTTCCCCCTCCCCACGCGGGAGGTGAACATTACGGGTGGTATCATCGTGCAGAACACGGGTTTCTAA
- the hslU gene encoding ATP-dependent protease ATPase subunit HslU: MLATTFLTPAQIVAELDKYIIGQHEAKRHVAIALRNRWRRLHAPADMQKEIVPNNILMIGATGVGKTEIARRLAILADAPFVKVEASKFTEVGYVGRDVESMVRDLAEQAVSRLRQRRQEEVKAQAAQAVEDIILDALIPPLKAPAKEGGSSSSLGFGIGISAESIAGDAVPNSDQELNERTRERFRQKIRNGELEDRRIEISVAQGGPSVGIMGAPGMMDEATMSGLQDMLGSMMPKKQRKRKVTVAEARKILLDEEAAKLVDMDEIKEEAIRQTENSGIIFIDEIDKVATAGGGKNGGPDVSRQGVQRDLLPIVEGSAVNTKYGIVNTDHILFIAAGAFHVSKPSDLIPELQGRFPIRVELQSLTKDDFYRILKDPKNALTKQYQALLASEDVQLIFEDEALLKVADIAAEVNSEVENIGARRLHTVMSRLLNDLLYDVPDKIAAGAALTITPQLVEERLRDMVKNRDMSQYIL; encoded by the coding sequence ATGCTAGCTACCACCTTTCTTACCCCGGCCCAGATTGTGGCCGAACTCGATAAGTATATCATCGGCCAGCATGAGGCCAAGCGCCACGTGGCCATTGCGCTGCGCAACCGCTGGCGGCGGCTGCACGCTCCGGCCGACATGCAAAAGGAGATTGTGCCGAACAATATTCTGATGATTGGGGCCACGGGCGTGGGCAAAACCGAGATTGCCCGCCGCCTCGCCATCCTGGCCGATGCGCCGTTTGTGAAGGTCGAGGCCAGCAAGTTTACCGAAGTTGGCTACGTGGGGCGCGACGTGGAAAGCATGGTGCGCGACCTGGCCGAGCAGGCTGTGAGCCGCCTGCGCCAGCGCCGCCAGGAGGAGGTGAAAGCCCAGGCTGCCCAGGCCGTGGAAGACATTATCCTCGATGCGCTCATCCCGCCCCTCAAGGCTCCGGCTAAAGAGGGGGGTAGTAGCTCCAGCCTGGGTTTCGGCATCGGCATCAGCGCCGAGAGCATTGCCGGCGATGCCGTGCCCAACTCGGACCAGGAGCTAAACGAGCGCACCCGCGAGCGCTTCCGCCAGAAAATTCGCAATGGTGAGCTGGAAGACCGCCGCATCGAAATCAGCGTGGCGCAGGGCGGCCCAAGCGTGGGCATCATGGGCGCGCCGGGCATGATGGATGAAGCCACGATGTCGGGTTTGCAGGATATGCTGGGCTCGATGATGCCCAAAAAGCAGCGCAAGCGCAAGGTGACCGTGGCCGAAGCCCGCAAAATTCTGCTCGACGAGGAGGCCGCCAAGCTCGTGGATATGGATGAAATCAAAGAGGAGGCCATCCGCCAGACCGAGAATTCGGGCATCATCTTCATTGATGAGATTGACAAGGTAGCTACCGCTGGCGGCGGCAAGAACGGCGGCCCCGACGTGAGCCGCCAGGGTGTGCAACGCGATTTGCTACCCATCGTGGAGGGTTCGGCCGTGAACACCAAGTACGGCATCGTGAACACCGACCACATCCTGTTTATCGCCGCTGGGGCCTTCCACGTCAGCAAGCCCTCGGACCTCATTCCCGAGCTGCAAGGCCGCTTCCCCATCCGGGTAGAGCTGCAAAGCCTGACCAAAGACGACTTTTACCGCATTCTCAAAGACCCCAAAAACGCCCTCACCAAGCAGTACCAAGCCCTGCTGGCTTCCGAAGACGTGCAGTTGATTTTTGAGGACGAGGCCCTGCTCAAAGTGGCCGACATCGCGGCCGAGGTCAATTCCGAAGTCGAAAACATCGGGGCCCGCCGCCTGCACACCGTGATGAGCCGCCTGCTCAACGACCTGCTTTACGACGTACCGGATAAAATCGCGGCCGGCGCAGCGCTCACCATCACCCCGCAGCTGGTGGAAGAGCGCCTGCGCGACATGGTGAAAAACCGTGACATGAGCCAGTACATTCTGTGA